In Halorhabdus rudnickae, the following proteins share a genomic window:
- the cas2 gene encoding CRISPR-associated endonuclease Cas2 yields MVYVVAVYDVEADRTRLFLNFLRRYLTHVQNSVFEGEITEGDLEEIKQELDSMLEAGESVIVYRMSSEQYVSRTVYGEDPTDDSQFL; encoded by the coding sequence GTGGTGTACGTCGTCGCCGTCTACGACGTTGAGGCCGATCGAACTCGACTCTTCTTGAATTTCCTGCGCCGATATTTGACTCACGTTCAGAATTCGGTTTTCGAGGGTGAAATCACAGAGGGCGATCTCGAAGAGATCAAGCAAGAACTTGATTCGATGCTAGAAGCAGGGGAATCCGTGATCGTTTATCGAATGAGTTCTGAGCAGTATGTCTCGCGTACCGTCTATGGTGAAGATCCGACGGACGACAGTCAATTTTTGTAG
- the cas1b gene encoding type I-B CRISPR-associated endonuclease Cas1b codes for MNDNYHIFSDGRVERHNDTVRLVTEGDEKKYLPIENAEALFLHGQIDFNTRVISFLDDHGVAMHVFGWNDYYAGSIMPERGQTSGQTVVKQVRAYDDEVHRGKIAREIVAGSIHNMRANVTYYDNRDYDLGPTLDALDRRREEIQSAESVEEAMGVEASARRAYYAIFDQILPDGFVFGGRKYNPPNNKVNSLISFGNSLVYANIVSAIRATALDPTISYLHEPGERRYSLALDLADLFKPVLTDRVVFRLVNRGQLSEDDFDSEMNACLLTESGRETFSKEFEQTLDRTIEHPRLNRKVSYQYLLRVEAYKLKKHLLTGESYESFERWW; via the coding sequence ATGAACGACAACTACCACATCTTCTCGGACGGACGGGTCGAGCGACACAACGATACTGTACGGCTCGTCACCGAGGGCGACGAGAAAAAGTATCTCCCGATCGAGAACGCCGAAGCGCTGTTCCTTCACGGACAGATCGACTTCAACACCCGAGTGATCTCGTTTCTCGACGATCACGGCGTGGCGATGCACGTCTTTGGCTGGAACGACTACTATGCGGGGTCGATCATGCCCGAGCGTGGTCAAACGTCGGGCCAGACGGTCGTCAAACAGGTCCGGGCCTACGACGACGAAGTCCACCGGGGGAAGATCGCCCGCGAAATCGTCGCTGGGAGCATTCATAATATGCGGGCGAACGTGACCTATTACGACAATCGGGACTACGACCTCGGCCCGACACTCGATGCACTCGATCGGCGTCGTGAGGAGATCCAGTCCGCCGAGTCCGTCGAGGAAGCCATGGGCGTTGAAGCGAGTGCTCGACGGGCCTACTACGCGATCTTTGATCAGATCCTACCGGATGGCTTCGTTTTCGGGGGCCGCAAATACAATCCACCGAACAACAAGGTGAACAGTCTGATCTCGTTCGGGAACAGTCTAGTCTACGCGAACATCGTCTCAGCGATCCGGGCCACGGCACTCGACCCGACGATCAGTTATCTCCACGAACCCGGCGAGCGACGGTATTCGCTGGCGTTGGACCTCGCGGACCTGTTCAAGCCAGTGTTGACCGATCGCGTGGTGTTTCGTCTCGTGAATCGGGGACAACTGTCCGAAGACGACTTTGATTCGGAAATGAATGCATGCCTACTTACCGAAAGTGGACGAGAGACGTTCTCGAAGGAGTTCGAACAGACACTCGATCGGACGATCGAACATCCCAGACTTAACCGAAAGGTAAGCTACCAGTACCTCCTCCGGGTGGAGGCATACAAACTCAAGAAGCACCTGCTGACCGGCGAATCATACGAGTCATTCGAACGGTGGTGGTAA
- a CDS encoding DEAD/DEAH box helicase, with the protein MIFKQYISHPAKSDDCEATLLIGDNGQFDDDGHLQTVADRMVEACRGQTLADGTPAESVAEVVGLTHDFAKLTSWAQKHLRGEPSQHSDEYRYHAFPSALVTLYCLLECRDEVGDYAAEVATLVVTGHHNTRSPPEPSMLAENYGRDNDVVQGTYERVNEQFGDIGNKVPERADRIIHAATDGDGSWEDFMEWHKTRTKPVDDAHDHLLYFARMGAGDAGVGYYGDVVGLWAGLKFADQTAASGLEDADIGGTLPNREALNQHVDDLDEGEGILADLNDLRDQARQTSTENVEALLASDDVGLITLPTGFGKTYAGLSAGLRAANINDSRLVYVLPYTSILDQTASEIQSVFGVSPYSKAFTLHHHLSNTYTGLGDHYTDGDIGRSPGALHAESWLSGVTLTTTVQLFESLTAPTARQATRVPSLRGSVVVIDEPQAIPEDWWQIVPVLVELLVDTYDATVILMTATQPGLVKYGSDELTTRELTDDTDQYTDFLAEHPRVTYRLHDTVRTDQGDEFATLDYPTAGNRISEAAGDGQDVLAICNTRASAEELYQSVTPMEDMKASEPVELGRLIHDHIDETGELPSPIAHRRLALDAVGRQDAETVYAFLSGDIRPDDRKLLIDTLYDDEVGDEDDPAPLLDGDVSVVLISTSVVEAGVDVSFDTVFRDYAPIPNIVQSGGRCNRSFGGETGDVVVWRLARPEDGSAIPSLVIHGGDGGDALPLLHETGHVLRRHVEDGCIGESTMVSATVSEFYESLFDGELDPGDERLADAISSASMSELEGEHMIEEIEDYEDIVACLTDEERTELLDGDLDAGDIGRHPGAQVSTDPDTWTGEVTVGNSRYLLVDARGESYHPVFGVQ; encoded by the coding sequence ATGATCTTCAAGCAGTACATCTCGCACCCGGCCAAAAGCGACGACTGCGAGGCGACGCTCCTCATTGGCGACAATGGCCAGTTCGACGACGATGGGCATCTCCAGACGGTAGCCGACAGAATGGTGGAGGCCTGCCGCGGGCAGACACTAGCCGACGGGACGCCAGCGGAGTCGGTTGCGGAAGTAGTCGGTCTGACTCACGACTTCGCCAAGTTGACTAGTTGGGCGCAGAAGCATCTCCGCGGTGAGCCCTCCCAGCACTCGGACGAGTATCGATATCATGCCTTCCCGAGCGCCCTCGTCACCTTGTACTGCCTGCTGGAATGTCGCGACGAGGTCGGCGATTACGCGGCCGAAGTGGCCACACTCGTTGTCACGGGCCACCACAACACGCGATCGCCACCGGAACCCTCCATGCTGGCGGAGAACTACGGTCGAGATAATGATGTAGTACAGGGGACATACGAGCGCGTCAACGAGCAGTTCGGCGATATTGGCAACAAGGTGCCGGAGCGGGCAGACCGAATCATCCACGCGGCGACCGACGGTGATGGGTCGTGGGAGGACTTCATGGAGTGGCACAAGACCCGCACTAAGCCAGTCGATGACGCCCACGATCATCTGCTGTACTTCGCCCGAATGGGCGCCGGAGACGCCGGAGTTGGCTACTACGGGGACGTGGTTGGACTCTGGGCGGGACTCAAGTTCGCCGATCAGACCGCTGCGAGCGGTCTCGAAGACGCCGACATTGGTGGAACGCTTCCCAACCGAGAAGCCCTCAACCAGCACGTCGACGACCTTGACGAGGGAGAGGGTATACTGGCGGACCTCAACGATCTCCGAGATCAGGCACGACAGACCTCGACGGAAAACGTTGAGGCGCTCCTGGCATCCGACGACGTGGGACTGATCACGCTCCCAACCGGGTTCGGTAAGACGTACGCCGGCCTCTCCGCAGGTCTTCGGGCGGCCAACATCAACGACAGCAGGCTGGTGTACGTCCTCCCGTATACGAGTATCCTCGACCAGACCGCGAGCGAGATCCAATCCGTCTTCGGCGTCAGTCCCTACAGCAAGGCGTTCACCCTCCACCACCACCTTTCGAACACCTACACCGGACTCGGTGACCATTACACGGACGGCGACATCGGCCGCTCGCCGGGTGCCCTGCACGCGGAGTCGTGGCTGAGTGGAGTCACCCTTACCACTACCGTCCAGCTCTTCGAGTCGCTCACGGCTCCGACGGCACGGCAAGCAACCCGTGTACCGTCCCTCCGCGGGTCCGTTGTCGTGATCGACGAGCCACAGGCCATCCCCGAAGACTGGTGGCAGATCGTCCCCGTGCTCGTCGAGTTACTCGTCGACACCTACGACGCTACCGTTATCCTGATGACGGCGACACAGCCCGGCCTCGTCAAGTACGGATCGGACGAGCTGACCACGCGTGAACTCACCGACGATACCGACCAGTACACGGACTTTCTCGCTGAGCACCCCCGGGTCACCTACCGACTGCACGACACCGTCCGAACGGACCAGGGTGACGAGTTCGCGACGCTTGACTATCCCACCGCTGGCAATCGAATATCCGAGGCAGCAGGAGACGGACAAGACGTGCTCGCCATTTGTAACACACGGGCAAGTGCCGAAGAACTCTACCAATCCGTCACGCCGATGGAGGATATGAAAGCGAGCGAGCCGGTCGAACTCGGTCGCCTCATCCATGACCATATCGACGAAACCGGCGAGTTGCCGAGCCCCATCGCACACCGGCGACTTGCACTCGACGCCGTGGGCAGGCAAGATGCCGAGACCGTCTACGCGTTCCTATCCGGCGATATCCGTCCTGACGACCGCAAGCTGCTTATCGACACCCTCTACGACGACGAGGTGGGCGACGAGGACGATCCCGCGCCGCTCCTCGACGGCGATGTGTCGGTCGTCCTCATCTCAACGAGCGTTGTCGAGGCCGGCGTCGACGTGAGTTTCGACACCGTGTTCCGAGACTATGCTCCCATTCCGAATATCGTCCAGTCAGGAGGGCGATGCAACCGCTCGTTCGGCGGTGAGACCGGCGACGTGGTCGTCTGGCGCCTCGCCAGACCCGAGGACGGAAGCGCCATTCCTTCGCTGGTGATTCACGGTGGCGACGGCGGCGATGCTCTTCCACTCCTCCACGAAACCGGACACGTCTTGCGGCGACACGTCGAGGACGGGTGTATCGGCGAGTCGACGATGGTCTCTGCCACTGTGAGTGAGTTCTACGAGTCACTGTTCGACGGGGAACTGGACCCCGGCGACGAGCGACTGGCGGATGCCATCTCCTCGGCGTCGATGTCCGAACTGGAGGGCGAACACATGATTGAGGAGATCGAGGACTATGAGGATATTGTCGCCTGCCTCACTGACGAGGAGCGGACCGAGCTGCTCGACGGCGATCTGGACGCTGGCGACATCGGGAGACATCCGGGGGCACAAGTTAGCACTGACCCGGACACGTGGACGGGCGAGGTCACGGTCGGTAATTCGCGGTACCTGCTGGTGGACGCCCGCGGTGAGTCCTATCATCCAGTGTTCGGCGTTCAATGA